Below is a genomic region from Candidatus Eremiobacteraceae bacterium.
AGTCCCATGACGTCGCGCCAGAACGTGGTCGCGCGCTTCGGGTCCTTGACGAGGTAGGTGGTGACGTCGATTCCCGTGATCGAAACCGCGGTGGCTGTGCTGCTCATCGGAGTCAACTCGCTTTCATCGGTGCTGGAGAGGCCGACGCTCTGGCCGGCCCGGAATGTTGCCATCTTAACTCCTCATATATGACAGGTACTGTCATATATATTTGCAATACTTGACGCATGAAGAGCGACCGGCTCCTGACGATGCTGCTGACCCTCCAGGCCAAGGGCCGCATGCCGGCGCACGTCCTGGCCGAAGCGCTGGAAGTCTCCACGCGGACCGTCTATCGCGACGTGGACGCCCTCAGCGCGGCCGGCGTGCCCGTGTACGCCGAGCGCGGCGCGCGCGGCGGCGTCGTGCTTGCCTCAGGCTATCGGGCCGCGCTCACGAACCTCGGCGAGAAAGAGATCCGCGCTCTCTTCGTCTCCGCTTCGAATCCGCTTGCCGACCTCGGGCTCGGCGGCAGCCTATCGCGATCGCTCGAGCTTCTCGCCGGGGCGCTGCCGGCCGACAAACGTCGTTCGGCTGAACGCGCTCGCGGCCGGATCTTCATCGACGCCAAGCGCTGGACGCAAGCCGAACAGCCGCGCGAACATCTCGCCGAATTGCAGCGCGCGATCTGGAGCGATCTTCGTGTCGCGCTGCACTATCGCGACCGAGCGGGCAAAGTCACGCGTCGCGTCGTCGAGCCGCTTGGACTCGTCGCAAAAGCCGGAATCTGGTATGTGCCGGCACGATCGGGCGGGGAGATGCGGGTTTTTCGTGCGGAGCGCATCATCGACGCGCAGGCGACGACCGAGCGCTTCGAATGGCCCGCGGATTTCAACCTGGAGTCGTTCTGGCGTGAATGGAGCGCGGCGCTCTCCGACCGCGCCCCGCGCTACGAAGTCGAGCTTCGCATCATCCGCGACGAAAACGAGGTGCGAGATGCGCTCGCATGGTGGGAAGCGCGTTTCGACGCTGACGACCAAAGAGCACGCGTCTCGTACCCATCGCGGGAGACCGCGATCGGCGACGTCTTGGGATATGGTGGCTCGGTTGAAGCGCTCGCACCCGAAGAGTTCAGAACGGCGGTCATGAACCGGGCGAAGGACGCGTATGGCGTCTACGCAGAGCGCTTCGCTTAATGCTTGGCGGCGTCGAATCGGACTTCGCCGTCGATGACGGTCATCG
It encodes:
- a CDS encoding YafY family protein; this encodes MKSDRLLTMLLTLQAKGRMPAHVLAEALEVSTRTVYRDVDALSAAGVPVYAERGARGGVVLASGYRAALTNLGEKEIRALFVSASNPLADLGLGGSLSRSLELLAGALPADKRRSAERARGRIFIDAKRWTQAEQPREHLAELQRAIWSDLRVALHYRDRAGKVTRRVVEPLGLVAKAGIWYVPARSGGEMRVFRAERIIDAQATTERFEWPADFNLESFWREWSAALSDRAPRYEVELRIIRDENEVRDALAWWEARFDADDQRARVSYPSRETAIGDVLGYGGSVEALAPEEFRTAVMNRAKDAYGVYAERFA